One window of the Solanum stenotomum isolate F172 chromosome 11, ASM1918654v1, whole genome shotgun sequence genome contains the following:
- the LOC125845886 gene encoding F-box protein SKIP19-like, which yields MILNNHPSKQGVKGAKAPLFCVTSKASISSSQPQFPTQTLEKYNEQKGKSKGKSNSQPMVKRPPWMELPEGIWANILHRLGAVEILETAEKVCSKWRRVCKDPSMWRVIDMWNLGDLSDMDYDLEVMCRYAVDRSQGEVVDINLQYFATGQLLEYIAERSGKLKRLSIACGYGMVCERLVEVVQKFPLLEELSLTHTTITIEGIEALGRSCPRLKLFELNNSLYMGSGDYFDNEDVRNEEALAIAKNLPTLHHLQLIGNRMTIKGVEAILDNCPHLVSLDLRLCKYVSLNKVLSNRISGRIKDLKHPHDSLAGLEFSFEACGEYD from the exons ATGATTTTAAACAACCatccatccaaacaaggtgtaaaGGGGGCAAAGGCTCCTTTGTTTTGTGTTACTTCAAAAGCATCCATTTCTTCTTCACAGCCTCAATTTCCAACTCAAACCCTAGAAAAATACAATGAACAGAAAGGGAAAAGTAAAGGTAAAAGCAACAGCCAGCCGATGGTGAAAAGGCCGCCATGGATGGAACTTCCTGAAGGTATATGGGCGAATATACTACACAGGCTTGGTGCTGTAGAGATACTGGAGACAGCTGAGAAAGTGTGCAGTAAGTGGAGGCGAGTGTGTAAGGATCCTTCAATGTGGCGAGTCATTGACATGTGGAACCTCGGAGACCTCTCTGACATGGATTACGACTTAGAGGTAATGTGCCGCTACGCCGTTGATCGCAGCCAAGGTGAAGTCGTTGATATCAATTTGCAGTACTTTGCCACTGGTCAGTTGCTTGAGTACATAGCTGAAAG ATCAGGAAAACTGAAAAGACTTAGCATTGCATGTGGCTATGGTATGGTATGTGAGAGATTGGTTGAAGTGGTTCAAAAATTCCCATTGTTAGAGGAGCTGAGTTTGACACACACAACCATCACGATAGAAGGGATTGAAGCTCTTGGACGCTCTTGTCCACGGTTGAAGTTGTTTGAACTAAATAACTCATTGTATATGGGATCAGGTGATTACTTTGATAACGAAGATGTAAGAAATGAAGAGGCTCTAGCTATTGCTAAAAACCTGCCTACCTTGCACCACCTTCAACTCATTGGAAACAGGATGACAATTAAAGGCGTTGAGGCTATTCTTGATAATTGTCCTCATCTTGTATCACTTGACTTGCGGCTGTGCAAATATGTTAGCCTCAACAAAGTCTTGAGTAATAGAATTTCTGGGCGGATTAAAGATCTGAAGCATCCTCATGACTCTCTTGCAGGTCTTGAATTTTCATTCGAGGCTTGTGGGGAGTATGATTAA